From one Nymphalis io chromosome 19, ilAglIoxx1.1, whole genome shotgun sequence genomic stretch:
- the LOC126775796 gene encoding UDP-glucosyltransferase 2-like, which translates to MVLHKIAIVFLLLYFWQMAESASILALFSSLSFSDHIVFRGYISLLAQKGHSIVVMTPYPGHFSYPDIEKIVELNVGEESAPYWEEYRNLMIDTDDYYPRMREINDHYIKVAVAQLKSKPMTALFINPNVKFDLVITEADVPVLYAVADKYQVPHIAITPSSGKIHQYESKGSPIHPILYPDVNSLNYRNLSRWQKIVEINRHFQTRNEYYYNYLPRCEVAARRIFGLTKSLQDIEYDIDLLFVAANPLLIGNRPSPPAITYVDRLHIRPGFQLPEELRRILDSASKGVIYFSLGAIQEPEHLSVNVLQTLVDAFRELPFLVLWKISNTTVVDIPKNVIAHAWFPQQEVLAHPNVKAFITHGGARSLEEALFYEVPIIGLPIVRSRKVFIGEIIRYGAGEILDPYYLEKENLMEIITSVATDDKYKKSMSKLKNMVVDPIISGPENAVWYTEFLLRHGSTKHLRNPAVGLSIFKYYMLDMIGILLFISITLLTASFYIVRYVLKRIRKRILQRFVESSKFKAL; encoded by the exons ATGGTGTTGCATAAAATAGCAattgtatttctattattatatttttggcaAATGGCAGAAAGTGCATCCATTCTAGCGCTGTTCTCATCTCTGTCTTTTTCTGACCACATTGTTTTTAGAGGATATATATCACTTTTAGCGCAGAAAGGTCACTCGATTGTAGTAATGACACCTTACCCTGGCCACTTCTCATATCCAGACATAGAAAAGATCGTCGAGTTAAATGTCGGAGAAGAATCTGCGCCCTATTGGGAAGAATATAGGAATCTAATGATAGATACTGATGATTATTATCCGAGAATGAGAGAAATTAATGACCATTATATTAAAGTGGCAGTTGCGCAACTTAAATCGAAGCCCATGACGGCATTGTTTATCAATCCAAATGTTAAGTTCGATCTGGTTATTACGGAAGCTGACGTGCCGGTCTTGTATGCAGTTGCGGATAAGTATCAAGTTCCTCACATTGCTATAACACCTTCAAGTGGTAAGATACATCAATACGAATCAAAAGGATCGCCCATTCATCCGATATTATATCCTGATGTGAACAGTCTGAATTATAGAAATTTAAGTCGGTGGCAGAAAATTGTGGAAATAAATCGCCATTTCCAAACCAGAAATGAGTATTATTACAATTACCTTCCACGTTGCGAAGTTGCCGCGCGAAGGATATTCGGACTTACAAAAAGTTTACAGGACATCGAATACgatatagatttattatttgtagCTGCTAATCCTTTATTAATTGGCAATAGACCAAGCCCGCCCGCGATAACATATGTCGATCGTTTGCATATTAGACCTGGTTTTCAGCTACCAGAG GAACTTAGAAGAATATTAGATTCTGCCTCAAAAGGAGTTATATACTTTAGTCTTGGAGCAATTCAGGAACCAGAACATCTATCAGTAAATGTATTGCAGACTTTAGTCGATGCTTTCAGGGAATTGCCATTTTTAGTATTGTGGAAGATTAGTAATACTACTGTGGTAGATATACCTAAAAATGTAATTGCCCACGCGTGGTTTCCACAACAGGAAGTATTag cCCATCCAAATGTCAAAGCGTTTATTACACATGGCGGCGCAAGGTCATTGGAAGAAGCCCTATTCTATGAAGTTCCAATAATTGGACTTCCAATAGTGAGATCCAGAAAAGTTTTTATCGGAGAGATTATTCGATATGGAGCTGGGGAGATCTTAGACccatattatttagaaaaagaaaatttaatggaAATAATCACATCAGTTGCTACTGATGACAA GTACAAAAAATCAATGTCGAAATTGAAGAATATGGTTGTGGATCCAATCATATCAGGTCCTGAAAATGCGGTGTGGTATACAGAATTCCTTTTGCGTCATGGGAGCACTAAACATTTGAGAAATCCAGCCGTTGGACTtagtatctttaaatattatatgttggATATGATtggcattttattatttatatctataacgTTGCTTACAGCATCGTTTTATATTGTACGCTATGTTTTGAAACGTATACGTAAGCGCATTCTTCAAAGGTTCGTTGAGTCAAGTAAGTTCAAGGCCTTGTAA